A window from Mogibacterium neglectum encodes these proteins:
- a CDS encoding 5-formyltetrahydrofolate cyclo-ligase, giving the protein METHRAQNIHENKKALRARCREIVKELSPEYIEEASHKIADLLLATDAYKNSNTIFCYMSMGGEPVTDEIIARALEDGKRVGIPLCVGPHEMVVKEYRSGDELARGAFGIREPLAEAAEITADEFDLAIVPCVACSKDGRRIGHGAGYYDRFLSVSGFNKIALCFEKLLTDDIPLEDTDVYMDGVATEDAIYGRRWRG; this is encoded by the coding sequence GTGGAAACTCATAGAGCACAAAACATACATGAGAATAAGAAGGCGCTTCGCGCAAGATGTAGAGAAATCGTAAAGGAGCTCTCACCTGAATATATCGAAGAAGCGAGCCATAAAATCGCTGATCTATTACTGGCAACTGATGCGTATAAGAATTCGAATACGATTTTTTGCTACATGTCGATGGGTGGCGAACCAGTGACGGATGAGATTATAGCGCGAGCTCTAGAGGATGGAAAGCGCGTTGGGATTCCGCTCTGCGTTGGACCACATGAGATGGTAGTCAAGGAATATAGGAGCGGTGATGAGCTAGCTAGAGGTGCGTTCGGGATCAGAGAGCCACTTGCTGAAGCTGCTGAAATTACTGCAGATGAGTTTGATCTAGCAATAGTCCCTTGCGTGGCATGCTCGAAGGACGGACGAAGAATCGGGCATGGCGCTGGTTACTATGATAGGTTTCTCAGCGTATCGGGATTTAACAAGATTGCGCTCTGCTTTGAGAAGCTACTTACAGACGATATTCCGCTAGAAGATACAGATGTGTATATGGATGGGGTTGCGACTGAGGATGCCATCTATGGTAGGCGATGGCGCGGCTAA
- the trpS gene encoding tryptophan--tRNA ligase, with protein MNKNKVVLTGDRPTGRLHIGHYVGSLRQRLILQEDSSIDKMFVMIADAQALTDNADNPEKVRESVLQVAMDYLAIGIDPARTTIFIQSQIPALHEMTMYYMNLVTVARVQRNPTVKNEIKMRGFEANLPVGFFTYPISQASDITAFMGTIVPVGEDQEPMIEQCREIVRKFNATYGEVLVEPEIYLPDKKACLRLPGTDGQAKMSKSLGNTIYLSDSEQELKTKVMSMYTDPNHIKVEDPGQVEGNTVFTYLDAFVQPDSFEKYLPEYKDLDELKDHYRRGGLGDVKVKKFLLKVLNEFLEPIRERGAYYEEHPEVVVEMLRKGTELANSEAEKTLDKMKKAMQIDYFNQWNEDYNLK; from the coding sequence ATGAACAAAAATAAAGTTGTACTAACCGGAGATAGACCGACCGGCAGACTGCATATAGGACACTATGTGGGATCACTTAGACAGAGACTTATCCTGCAGGAGGATTCGAGCATCGATAAGATGTTCGTTATGATTGCAGATGCGCAGGCGTTGACAGATAATGCAGATAATCCAGAAAAGGTGCGCGAGAGCGTGCTTCAGGTTGCGATGGATTACCTAGCAATCGGCATAGATCCAGCGCGCACAACCATCTTTATCCAGTCACAGATTCCAGCACTTCACGAGATGACTATGTATTACATGAATCTCGTTACAGTAGCTAGAGTTCAGCGTAATCCTACAGTCAAGAATGAGATTAAGATGCGTGGATTTGAGGCAAATCTGCCAGTAGGATTCTTTACATATCCTATCAGCCAGGCATCCGACATAACTGCATTCATGGGCACTATCGTACCAGTTGGCGAGGACCAAGAGCCAATGATTGAGCAGTGCCGCGAGATAGTGCGTAAATTCAATGCTACTTACGGTGAAGTTCTGGTTGAGCCAGAGATTTACCTGCCTGACAAAAAGGCTTGTCTCAGACTTCCAGGAACTGATGGCCAAGCTAAGATGAGCAAGTCGCTTGGCAATACCATCTATCTATCGGATAGCGAGCAGGAACTCAAGACTAAGGTTATGAGCATGTACACTGACCCTAACCACATCAAGGTTGAGGACCCTGGTCAGGTTGAGGGTAACACTGTGTTTACATATCTAGATGCGTTTGTACAGCCTGATTCGTTCGAGAAGTATCTACCTGAATATAAGGATTTAGATGAGCTCAAGGATCACTACAGAAGAGGAGGTCTCGGCGATGTTAAGGTTAAGAAGTTCCTTCTCAAGGTGCTAAATGAGTTCCTCGAGCCAATCAGAGAGAGAGGCGCTTATTATGAGGAGCACCCAGAGGTTGTTGTCGAGATGCTTCGTAAGGGTACAGAACTAGCTAATTCTGAAGCAGAAAAGACTCTTGATAAGATGAAGAAAGCGATGCAGATCGATTACTTCAATCAGTGGAACGAAGATTACAATCTTAAGTAG
- a CDS encoding 4Fe-4S binding protein, whose translation MIKNVVGMYFSPSGATAKITKKITIELTDNMRDSCLDDLSYSFYDMLCLSERHGINTSIDCTDETIVVMGLPVMSGRIPEICKEMLSKVNGNGAYLIALVSYGNNSYGDALYELYTYANERGFNVISAAAFIAQHSMFPKVAESRPDANDIKKMIEFSRISAKKLKRFVCTDISSMRGRLAPLIIPGSIPKRKPMKLPIHPTANSLCISCGKCKEVCPVGAISIDDLRKSDPKECISCTSCIKACPQDARGFYGSLARATRIAREKLHFKRKDPEWFI comes from the coding sequence ATGATTAAGAACGTTGTAGGCATGTATTTTAGCCCATCGGGCGCGACAGCCAAGATAACCAAGAAGATTACAATTGAATTAACTGATAACATGCGTGATAGCTGCTTAGATGACCTCAGCTATTCTTTTTACGATATGCTGTGCTTAAGTGAGCGCCACGGAATCAATACATCGATTGACTGTACTGACGAGACTATCGTCGTGATGGGACTTCCTGTTATGTCTGGACGCATCCCAGAGATTTGTAAAGAGATGCTGTCTAAGGTAAATGGTAACGGAGCGTACCTGATTGCACTTGTGTCTTATGGAAATAACAGCTACGGTGATGCGCTATATGAGCTGTATACGTATGCGAACGAGAGAGGCTTTAACGTGATAAGTGCAGCAGCATTTATCGCACAGCACTCGATGTTCCCTAAGGTTGCAGAGAGTAGACCAGATGCGAACGATATCAAGAAGATGATTGAGTTCAGCAGGATCAGTGCTAAGAAGCTGAAACGTTTCGTGTGCACAGATATCTCGTCTATGAGAGGAAGACTCGCACCGCTCATAATTCCTGGCTCTATTCCAAAGCGCAAGCCTATGAAATTACCGATTCACCCTACAGCGAATTCTCTATGCATAAGCTGCGGAAAGTGTAAGGAAGTATGCCCAGTTGGGGCAATAAGCATTGATGATCTCAGGAAGTCTGATCCAAAGGAATGCATCTCGTGCACATCTTGCATAAAGGCGTGTCCTCAAGATGCGCGCGGGTTCTACGGTTCGCTCGCTAGGGCGACGAGGATTGCTAGAGAAAAGCTTCATTTTAAGAGAAAAGACCCTGAGTGGTTTATATAG
- a CDS encoding 2-isopropylmalate synthase translates to MSDIKINKKSNLLEQDPYNYQLQDVEEPNLMREFFEYTEIPKVSFNFRRNPLGMPKEIWITDTTFRDGQQSREPYTVEQIVDIYEMMSRLSGPNGKIRQTEFFVYSDRDRRAIEKCRELGLEFPEITTWIRAKKEDFKLVHDIGVKETGILVSCSDYHIFTKLGMNRRQAMEHYLSVISDAFEAGVMPRCHLEDITRADFYGFVVPFVKAIQDLAEQANMPVRIRACDTLGYGIPYGGVAMPRSVPGIIYGLQHYAGVPSEMIEWHGHNDFYKAVTNAATAWLYGAAAVNTTLFGIGERTGNVPLEAMVFEYAQLRGTLDGMDTTVITELAEYYEKKIGYHLPEQTPFVGKNFNVTKAGIHADGLLKNEEIYNIFDTKKFLNRPPLVSINQNSGAAGVAVWLNEKYHLEGDRKVDKHSEVVRYIKSWIDNQYDNGRVSVIGADEIDALVNKFVTGESEGSW, encoded by the coding sequence ATGAGTGACATCAAGATCAATAAGAAATCAAACCTACTAGAACAGGATCCTTACAATTACCAACTTCAAGATGTTGAAGAACCTAACTTGATGCGTGAGTTTTTCGAGTACACCGAGATACCAAAGGTTTCCTTTAACTTTAGGAGAAATCCTCTCGGAATGCCTAAGGAGATATGGATAACCGACACGACATTCCGTGACGGGCAGCAATCTCGCGAACCATATACTGTTGAGCAGATTGTAGATATATATGAGATGATGTCGAGGCTATCAGGACCTAATGGCAAGATTAGACAGACGGAGTTTTTCGTATATAGCGATAGAGATAGGCGAGCTATCGAGAAGTGCAGAGAGCTGGGTCTTGAATTTCCAGAGATTACGACATGGATTAGAGCTAAGAAAGAAGATTTTAAGCTCGTGCACGACATCGGTGTTAAGGAGACTGGTATACTCGTTAGCTGTTCAGATTACCATATATTTACGAAGCTCGGTATGAATAGAAGGCAGGCGATGGAGCACTACCTATCGGTCATTTCCGATGCGTTTGAAGCTGGGGTTATGCCAAGGTGTCACCTTGAGGACATTACGAGGGCTGACTTCTATGGCTTTGTAGTCCCTTTTGTAAAGGCTATTCAGGACCTTGCAGAGCAGGCTAATATGCCTGTTAGAATTCGTGCATGCGATACGCTTGGATACGGAATTCCTTATGGAGGAGTTGCGATGCCTAGGTCAGTTCCTGGGATAATCTATGGACTTCAGCATTACGCAGGGGTACCGAGTGAGATGATCGAATGGCACGGGCATAACGATTTCTATAAGGCCGTTACTAATGCAGCGACCGCGTGGCTGTACGGAGCAGCGGCGGTAAATACTACGTTATTTGGCATAGGCGAGAGGACTGGAAATGTTCCTCTTGAGGCGATGGTCTTCGAGTATGCGCAGCTACGCGGTACACTGGACGGTATGGATACGACGGTTATCACTGAACTTGCCGAGTATTATGAGAAGAAAATCGGGTATCATTTGCCTGAGCAGACACCTTTCGTCGGCAAGAATTTCAATGTTACCAAAGCTGGAATTCACGCGGATGGGCTGCTTAAGAATGAGGAAATTTACAATATATTTGACACTAAGAAATTCCTCAATAGACCACCTCTCGTTTCAATCAACCAGAACAGCGGTGCGGCTGGAGTAGCTGTATGGCTCAATGAGAAATATCATCTAGAGGGCGATCGTAAGGTAGATAAGCACAGTGAAGTGGTTCGCTATATCAAGAGCTGGATTGATAATCAATATGATAACGGCAGGGTATCTGTTATCGGAGCAGATGAGATTGATGCGCTTGTAAATAAATTCGTAACTGGAGAGTCTGAAGGAAGCTGGTAG
- a CDS encoding aconitate hydratase, with the protein MGYTIAEKIIKAHLVSGEMKVGEEIGLRIDQTLTQDATGTMAYLEFEAMGIPQVKTERSVAYIDHNTLQSGFENADDHKYIQTVAAKHGVYFSRPGNGICHQVHYERFGIPGKTLIGSDSHTPTGGGLGMLAMGAGGMDVAVAMGGGAYHIPMPRMIFVELIGELRPNVSAKDIILEVLRMLSVKGGVGAIVEYGGEGVATLSVPERATITNMGAELGATTSIFPSDEVTRQFMAAQDREADWSPLASDPDAEYAERYSINLCELEPLAACPNSPDNVKPVRELAGIKVDQVAIGSCTNSSFADMTKTASVLKGHKIADSVSLGISPGSRQVLSMMAESGALTDMIDAGARILECACGPCIGMGFSPNSKGVSLRTFNRNFLGRSGTKDGQVYLVSPETAAVSALTGYITDPTTFPPIAQPQQPDRFRINDDGIIAPLPAAEAEAAEVLRGPNIKPFPEASPLDDHIEAEVILKVGDNITTDHIMPAGSKVLPYRSNVPKISEFCFSVVDETFAARAKAAGKGFIVGGSNYGQGSSREHAALAPLYLGIKAVIAKSFARIHAANLVNAGILPLIFENPDDYDEVKQGDMLRLENVRAALGDDRIILHAGDKNIPLRMELAERQKEVLLAGGLLDYAALGN; encoded by the coding sequence ATGGGATATACAATAGCTGAGAAAATTATTAAAGCTCACTTGGTTAGTGGTGAGATGAAGGTGGGTGAGGAGATTGGGCTCAGGATTGACCAGACTCTGACACAGGATGCGACTGGAACAATGGCATATCTGGAGTTTGAGGCGATGGGAATTCCGCAGGTCAAGACTGAGCGTTCCGTAGCATATATAGATCACAATACTCTGCAGTCTGGATTTGAGAATGCAGATGATCATAAATATATTCAGACCGTGGCTGCAAAGCACGGTGTGTACTTCTCGAGGCCTGGCAACGGCATCTGCCACCAGGTTCATTATGAGAGATTTGGCATTCCGGGCAAGACTCTGATTGGATCCGATTCGCACACTCCGACTGGCGGGGGGCTCGGAATGCTGGCGATGGGCGCTGGTGGCATGGATGTAGCCGTTGCCATGGGCGGCGGAGCTTACCACATCCCTATGCCTAGGATGATTTTCGTGGAACTGATAGGAGAGCTCCGCCCTAATGTGAGCGCCAAAGATATCATCTTGGAGGTTCTGCGCATGCTGTCTGTCAAGGGCGGCGTTGGCGCTATTGTCGAATACGGTGGCGAGGGTGTAGCGACGCTCAGCGTTCCTGAGCGTGCGACTATTACAAATATGGGCGCTGAGCTAGGAGCTACTACCTCGATTTTTCCTTCTGACGAGGTGACCAGGCAGTTCATGGCAGCTCAGGATAGGGAGGCTGACTGGTCTCCTCTAGCAAGCGATCCAGATGCTGAATATGCTGAGCGTTACTCTATCAATCTGTGCGAGCTTGAGCCTCTAGCAGCTTGCCCAAATAGTCCTGACAATGTAAAGCCTGTGAGGGAGCTCGCAGGAATTAAGGTTGATCAGGTTGCGATAGGCTCATGTACAAATTCTTCATTTGCAGATATGACTAAGACTGCATCGGTTTTAAAGGGACATAAGATTGCAGACAGTGTGAGTCTTGGAATATCGCCAGGATCAAGACAAGTGCTCTCCATGATGGCGGAGAGCGGTGCACTCACAGATATGATCGATGCGGGTGCTAGAATACTGGAGTGCGCATGTGGTCCATGTATAGGAATGGGATTCTCACCAAACTCAAAAGGTGTGAGCCTAAGAACATTTAACAGAAACTTCCTCGGTCGTTCGGGAACTAAGGACGGACAGGTGTATTTGGTAAGTCCTGAGACAGCTGCAGTGTCAGCGCTCACAGGCTATATCACAGATCCAACGACATTCCCTCCAATCGCACAGCCGCAGCAGCCAGATAGATTCCGCATCAATGATGACGGAATCATAGCACCACTGCCAGCAGCAGAAGCCGAGGCGGCAGAGGTGCTACGCGGCCCTAACATCAAACCATTCCCAGAGGCAAGTCCGCTGGATGACCATATAGAGGCCGAGGTCATCCTCAAGGTAGGTGATAATATCACCACTGATCACATCATGCCAGCAGGATCGAAAGTATTACCATATAGATCGAACGTGCCTAAAATATCTGAATTCTGTTTCAGCGTAGTGGATGAGACATTTGCAGCTAGAGCCAAGGCAGCAGGTAAAGGCTTTATAGTTGGCGGCTCGAACTATGGGCAGGGATCATCTAGAGAGCATGCAGCGCTTGCGCCGCTCTACCTCGGAATAAAGGCGGTTATAGCGAAGAGCTTTGCCAGAATCCATGCAGCAAATCTTGTAAATGCAGGGATATTACCATTAATATTCGAGAATCCAGATGACTATGATGAGGTAAAGCAGGGAGATATGCTCAGATTAGAAAATGTTAGAGCAGCTCTAGGAGATGACAGAATAATTCTGCATGCTGGAGATAAGAATATACCACTTCGTATGGAGCTGGCTGAGAGGCAGAAAGAAGTGCTACTAGCAGGAGGGCTTCTTGACTATGCGGCACTTGGTAACTAG
- a CDS encoding isocitrate/isopropylmalate family dehydrogenase, producing MDKKIYSSEIERDIGSAVENFEIVLREQVARNQRMRAEREEKDVANKTGDLAPNSNRDKVIIGTAAGDGIGPIIMAEAERVLEAVLRDRLASGSLVLKPIEGFTLENRLAAGKTVPDSVMAAMNECDVLLKGPTTTPNAAMNTANIESANVYLRKSFDLFANVRPVAIPEEGIDWTFFRENTEGEYALGSKGEYITGELAVDFKVTTDEGTERIARAAYEYARANGKKRVSIVTKANIMKKTDGNFLNICREVAKDYPEIEMDSWFIDIMAANLVNKEIRNNFQVFVLPNLYGDIITDEAAQIQGGVGTAGSANIGRNYAIFEAIHGSAPRMIEDGLGEYANPSSLLKAAVMMLSHVGYRDESKRLEEALELADKELGPRMTGMAGGATCREYAELVMSRL from the coding sequence ATGGATAAAAAGATATATAGCTCAGAAATAGAGCGGGATATCGGAAGCGCTGTAGAGAATTTTGAAATCGTGCTGCGTGAGCAAGTGGCAAGGAATCAGCGCATGCGAGCTGAGAGAGAGGAGAAAGATGTAGCTAACAAAACTGGTGATCTAGCTCCTAACTCGAATAGAGACAAGGTAATAATCGGAACTGCTGCCGGCGACGGCATCGGCCCGATTATCATGGCCGAAGCGGAGAGAGTGCTGGAAGCAGTCCTCCGGGACAGACTTGCAAGCGGCTCCCTAGTCCTAAAGCCAATCGAAGGCTTCACCCTCGAAAACCGCCTCGCCGCAGGCAAGACAGTCCCGGACTCCGTCATGGCAGCGATGAACGAATGTGATGTTCTGCTCAAAGGACCAACAACAACACCGAACGCTGCCATGAATACAGCTAATATCGAGAGTGCTAATGTCTATCTGCGTAAATCATTTGATTTATTTGCCAATGTCAGACCAGTTGCAATTCCAGAAGAAGGAATCGACTGGACATTCTTCCGCGAGAACACGGAAGGAGAATATGCATTAGGCAGCAAGGGCGAATACATCACGGGAGAATTGGCGGTTGATTTCAAGGTGACGACAGACGAGGGCACAGAGAGAATCGCTCGCGCCGCATATGAATACGCGAGAGCTAACGGCAAGAAGCGAGTATCTATAGTGACTAAAGCCAATATCATGAAGAAGACTGATGGCAACTTCCTGAATATCTGCCGTGAAGTCGCAAAGGATTACCCGGAGATCGAGATGGATTCGTGGTTCATCGATATCATGGCTGCTAATCTAGTCAATAAGGAGATTAGAAACAACTTCCAAGTTTTTGTACTTCCTAACCTGTATGGTGATATAATTACTGACGAGGCAGCTCAGATTCAGGGTGGAGTCGGAACGGCTGGAAGTGCGAATATCGGCAGGAATTATGCGATATTTGAAGCTATACACGGCAGTGCTCCACGCATGATTGAAGATGGGCTGGGAGAATATGCCAATCCGTCGAGCCTGCTCAAGGCTGCAGTTATGATGCTGTCACATGTGGGTTATAGAGATGAGTCAAAGAGACTTGAAGAAGCGCTAGAATTAGCTGATAAGGAGCTTGGGCCACGCATGACAGGAATGGCAGGCGGTGCAACATGCCGCGAATACGCAGAATTAGTCATGTCGAGGTTATAA